In a single window of the Neodiprion virginianus isolate iyNeoVirg1 chromosome 1, iyNeoVirg1.1, whole genome shotgun sequence genome:
- the LOC124304322 gene encoding enhancer of split mbeta protein-like, whose protein sequence is MMSYDYPHPVSRTYQYKKITKPLLERKRRARINRCLDELKDLMVDALETEGENISKLEKADILELTVRHLQRLQASRPSGLSTVAVPGEDSSESRWRSGFGHCAAEACRFLTALPGEAADRLARHLASGLQATRQIEIQVPQRANSPPSSPMTSRSSLVSPTLGSLDKTAKLLVRSVSPAGSSTRGSPPPRQNSSPRVTLHPYRGDKVNVTERPHTPPCQVGKELAPPSLVGKETQISIPRDGCSIDLSPDNRLPTVDRQAKTDPNAQPVADDDEEIDVENVDDGDPMWRPW, encoded by the exons ATGATGTCGTACGATTATCCGCATCCGGTTTCCAGGACTTATCAATACAAAAAG ATAACCAAACCTCTTCTGGAACGGAAACGGCGTGCTCGTATCAACCGGTGCCTTGACGAACTCAAGGATCTCATGGTCGACGCTTTGGAG ACAGAAGGAGAGAACATCAGCAAGCTCGAAAAGGCCGACATTTTAGAGCTGACTGTACGGCACCTTCAACGTCTTCAGGCCTCGCGACCCTCCGGATTGTCGACAGTCGCTGTCCCAGGTGAAGATTCGTCCGAGAGCCGATGGCGATCAGGCTTTGGACACTGCGCTGCTGAGGCTTGTAGATTTCTCACCGCTCTTCCTGGAGAAGCTGCCGATCGGCTTGCTCGACATCTTGCTTCGGGTCTTCAAGCCACCAGGCAAATAGAGATCCAG GTCCCGCAAAGAGCGAATTCCCCTCCTTCGTCTCCGATGACGTCAAGATCATCGCTAGTTTCGCCAACCCTAGGGAGCTTGGACAAAACGGCGAAGCTTTTGGTGAGGTCGGTAAGCCCTGCCGGCAGTAGCACCAGGGGTTCGCCACCCCCGAGACAGAATTCGTCTCCACGGGTAACGCTGCATCCTTACCGTGGTGACAAAGTTAACGTTACCGAACGGCCGCACACTCCTCCTTGTCAAGTCGGTAAGGAGTTGGCGCCGCCGAGCCTCGTCGGTAAAGAAACACAGATCTCGATCCCTCGGGATGGATGCTCCATCGATCTCTCCCCCGATAATCGGTTACCGACGGTCGATCGTCAGGCCAAAACCGATCCTAACGCTCAACCAGTTGCCGATGACGACGAAGAGATCGACGTCGAGAATGTTGACGATGGTGATCCGATGTGGAGACCCTGGTAG